The genomic segment GTAGCTGTAATCATTCCAGTTATGAGATAGGGAAATATTGCTGGTAGTATTAGTATCTTCCACTTTTTAAAGCCTTTAAGTCCAAAAGTCTTACTAGCTGCTACCAAATCCTCTGGTATTGCCATTGCTCCTGCAATTACATTAAACAATATATACCATTGCGTTCCCATTAACATCAGAAAGACTGATGCTATACTTAATCCTCCAACAGCATTCATAAATAATCCCAATACTACAGGAAATAGTGCAGTAGCTGGAACCGATGCTATAACTTGGATAATCGGTTGAAATATATTTGCTAGCTTTTTATTCATTCCTATAGCAACTCCAACTGGTACTGTCCATAAAAGTGCTATAACTTGTGCAGCAAGTACTCTTAATAGTGATGCTCCTACTGCTGGAATAAACTTGCTTAATTCATTAAGAGAAACCGTAGATACAAGTTTTAACGCGTTAAATAACGAATAACAAAGTAAAATAATTATTATAATTCGTACTATTATGCTTATAAACTTCCCTAAAATACTAACCCTCGAATATTTGCTACTACTAAATCTGCCTATTAAATTATCAATAATATTATTAGCAAAAAATTTAATTTTACTAAATACCTTTTCTGATAGAAATTCAATAATCACTGAACGTCTTATCATTGTAAGAATGAAGGAGTGGGATTTTTCATCATTCCCAGTAAGCTCTACTTTGAATTTATCAGCCCATACAATTACAGGCTTCCAAACCAATTCGTTTAGCAGTACAATCACTAGTACTAATGTAATTATTCCCCACAAGAGTGCTTTTTCATCTCCCTCATTAGCTGCTGTTTGAAGATAAGATCCTAAACCCTCAAGTCTAAAATTTCTATCCTTTATGGTAAACATTTCACACGCCATTAGAAAGAACCAACCACCAGCCCAAGACATCATGCTATTCCAAACAAGACCTATAGCTGAAAATGGAAGTTCCATGGTTTTAAATTGTTGCCATTTACTTAATTGAAAAACTTCAGTTGCTTCTTTTAAATCTCTTGGAATATTCTTAATTGAATGATAAAAGCTGAAGGTCATATTCCATGCCTGCCCAGTAAAAATCAAAATAATTGAAGCAATTTCAATTCCTATGTTATTATTAGGGAATACTGCAACTAATCCCAAAACAACAGCTGGCAAGAATGAAAGTACAGGAATTGATTGCAAAATATCAAGTATAGGTACCAGAACCTTCTCTGCCTTTTCATTATGGGCAGCCATATATCCGTATATAAATGTAAATATTAATGATAAAATATATGCTGCCGTCATTCTTCCAACTGACTTAAGAGCATAAATTGGAAGCTTTGATAAACTCGTTGAAATCACTACACTTTGACCAGTTGAAGTATGGTTAATACTTGGTGACACCAAAATATACAATACTGCTATTATTGATGCAAATATTATAATGTCAAATAGTCCAAATTTTCTTTTAATAAAACTTACTGTATGTTTCATTTTAAAACCTCCTATGATTTGTATTATGAATTAAAATTAACACATCTCATAGTAATCTAAATAAACTTAATTAGTTAAATCATCGTCTTCGATGCTGCAACCTTATATTTCTACCATAACTAATACATATTTAATAAAACATATCTATCAAATAGCGATTGGCTATGGTAATGATATAAAATTCATTAAATTTGTTTATTAAATTACTATCCGCAGGGCCATCATCCATGTCAATCACCTCCTTAAATCATCTTCTGCGAAGCTGCAATATCAATGACTTCAGAAGGATATTTAGACTCCCACTGAAGTTTTTTCTTTGTTATAGTATGCAACTTCCACTTATAGACGTGGGAGACTTTCCTTCTAAAATATCATAAAATAAAAAATCTCTCCACAACAAGTGAAGAGATTCAATACGAATCAAATAATACCTTCTCCACTCGTTGAGTTTTAGCACTGTAAAGCGTAGAACATAATCATTCATATTATCTATGAATGTTGTCAGCTACATTAAGTAAAACCTTAATCCGGTAGTACCTGCTGACCCATTGGCGTCTCTCGACATTTCTGGGCAGTAGCATATTTCTATACAGTAACCTCACCTAACAAGAATATAAAATTGTTATTCTCAATTAGTTTTAGTCTATATTTTTATAATATGCGTA from the Clostridium sp. CM027 genome contains:
- a CDS encoding ABC transporter permease subunit is translated as MKHTVSFIKRKFGLFDIIIFASIIAVLYILVSPSINHTSTGQSVVISTSLSKLPIYALKSVGRMTAAYILSLIFTFIYGYMAAHNEKAEKVLVPILDILQSIPVLSFLPAVVLGLVAVFPNNNIGIEIASIILIFTGQAWNMTFSFYHSIKNIPRDLKEATEVFQLSKWQQFKTMELPFSAIGLVWNSMMSWAGGWFFLMACEMFTIKDRNFRLEGLGSYLQTAANEGDEKALLWGIITLVLVIVLLNELVWKPVIVWADKFKVELTGNDEKSHSFILTMIRRSVIIEFLSEKVFSKIKFFANNIIDNLIGRFSSSKYSRVSILGKFISIIVRIIIIILLCYSLFNALKLVSTVSLNELSKFIPAVGASLLRVLAAQVIALLWTVPVGVAIGMNKKLANIFQPIIQVIASVPATALFPVVLGLFMNAVGGLSIASVFLMLMGTQWYILFNVIAGAMAIPEDLVAASKTFGLKGFKKWKILILPAIFPYLITGMITATGGCWNATIVSEYVNFGKETFSTIGIGALISDASNSGDFPMLILSTIVMCIVVVTFNKLIWKPLYNLAEVKYKIEL